ACCACTATTCTGACGGCAACCACGCCGAGCGCGAGTGGGGTGAAGTGATGAAGTGGTTCGGCTTTCGCGACAACACCGTCAGCCTGGGCGGTGGCTACGCCTTCCGCCATCTGCACTTCGCCAAGGACCTGAGCCACGGCTACTTCGCGCCGGGCGAATACCGTAGCCATCTGGGCGCGGCCGGGGTGCGTTTCCGCTGGCGCAAATGGTATCGCGGAGAAATCCTGGGCTATGGCGGCGGCGAGTTGCTGCAGGACTTTGGAAGCTATTCACCGGCGGGTGAAGTCCTGGTGCGCAATGATCTTTTATTCGGACAGTTCATACTCACCGCCGACTACTCCCATTTTCACCTGATCCAGACCACGGGCGCTTTCCGGGCCGACGCCGTAAGCGCAACCTTCGGCTACAAGTTCTAAACCACGGTCAACACGACTGTAGAAAGGCAATTCGGATGGCGGGCAGTAAATCAAAACAGAGCTTCCGGATCCTGATTGTGGATGACGACGACTCCACGCGCAACCTGCTGGCGTCCGTGCTGACGGCGGAAGGCTATCCCTGCCTCACCGCCAACAACGTGGATTCGGCGGAGGTGATTCTCCGCCAGCAAGCCGTGCAGATGGCATTTGTTGACCTGTATTTGGGCACGGGAAACGGGCTCAACGTGCTGGACCTGATCAAAATGCTGCAGCCGCAGTGCGCCTGCGCCATAATGACCGCGCATACCAGCGTGGAAACCGTGGCCAAGTCGCTGGGATCGGGCGCGGTCGAATATCTGGGCAAGCCGCTGCTGATTGATGATCTGCTGGCCGTGGTGCGTAAGGTGCAGGACAGCCGCAATGCATCGCCCGCAGCGGCCGGCGACAGCGACGAAGGGCCGGAAACGTCCATCATCGGGCGCACTCCGCCGATGCTGGAAGTCTACCGGGCGATTGCCCGCGTCGCGCCCACCGACGTTAGTGTGCTCATCCAGGGCGCCAGCGGAACCGGAAAAGAACTGGTGGCCCGGGCCATCCACGATCACAGTTCACGCGCCAAGATGCCGTTTGTTCCCGTGAACTGCGGCGCGCTGCCGGAAAACATTCTGGAAAGCGAACTCTTCGGCCACGAAAAAGGCGCTTACACCGGCGCCGACAACGCCCGCCCTGGACTGTTTGAAGCGGCCAACGGCGGCACGCTCTTTCTAGACGAGATTTCAGAAACCAAACCCAGCTTTCAGGTGAACCTGCTGCGCGCGGTACAGGAGCACCAGATTCGCCGGGTGGGTTCGCATAAGTACACGCCGGTGGACGTGAGGATCCTGGCGGCCAGCAATCGCGAGTTGACCAAACTGATGGCGGCCAACCAGTTTCGTGAAGACCTCTACTACCGGCTGAGCGTGGTGGTGATCACGCTGCCTAACCTGGAAGAACGCCGCGCGGACATTCCTCTGCTGGTGCAGCACTTCTTGAAGCGGTCCAACCTGAAGAACGGGCGCACGGTAAAGATCACCGATGCGGCGACGCAGTTCCTGTCCAATTCCTCGTGGCCGGGCAACGTGCGCGAACTGGAGAACCTGGTGGAACGCCTGGCCATCTTCTGCACGTCGGGGGAGATCGGCGTGGCGGACGTGGAGAACGAACGCCGGCAGGTGCACGGCAACGGCGCAACCGTGGAGAACCCCACCACCCTGGAAGACATGGAGCGGCAACACATCGTCAGGGTGTTGCAGGAACATGCCGGCAACAAATCAAAAGCAGCGCGGGCCCTGGGGATTGAGCGTAAGACGCTGTACCAGAAGGCGCGCCGGTTAGGGATTGACCTGCTGGTGGGATAACGAATGAAGTTTCTTCCCAACCCGAGTAACGCGCGCCCCATCAAATTGGGCCGCTGGCTGCGTCTGAACGGCGTGCTGCTGGGACTGGTGTTGCTGGTGAGCTTGAGCTTCCCGGTGTCCACGCTGAGCTTGAAGCTGAACGATTTCTACTTCCAACTGCGCGGGCCGCAACCAACGTCGCAACAAGTGGCCCTGGTGCTGATTGACGATGCGTCGCTGGACCATTACGGGCGATGGCCGTGGCATCGCACACAGTTGGCCCGCCTGATCAACGCGGTGAGCGCGCAGAATCCCAAGGCCATCGGCCTGGACGTTTTGCTGTCCGAACCGGAAGACGAGCCGAATGACGCGGCGCTTACGCAGGCTATCCAGTCGGCGCCAAACCTGGTGTTGGGCTCCAAGATTTCCAGCTCGCCGGATACGCGGCTGTGGATGGATCCTCTGCCGCGCTTTGCCCAGGCCGCCAAGGGCGTGGGCCACGTGCAGGCAATCACCGACTTTGACGGCTTGTGCCGCAGCGTCCCCCTGGAAGAGCCCAGCGCGGACGGGCTGCGCACGGCGTTTTCACTGAAGCTGGCGGGCCTGGTGAAACCGCAACTCAAAGCCCTGGAACGATCGCTCGATACGCGCGGCAGCGGCTTGGAAAAAATCTCGTCACGCACGCAACTGATTGACTATCGCCAGCAATTTGAGCCCGGCGCTGATCCGGCGCCTTTCGTCACGGTTTCCGCCGGCGACCTGCTGGCCGGCAAGAACACCGGACAACTGAGCGGCAAAGCGGTGCTGATCGGCTTTGGCAGCATTGAAGTAAGCGACCGTCTATTCACCCCGGTGAGCGACCAGCTCCCCATGCCCGGCGTGGAGATCAACGCCAATGTCCTGGACATGCTGCTCTCCGGCCGGTCTCTGCAACACGTGAGCGTTGCGTGGCAGTTGCTGGCCTTGGTCTTGCTAAGCATGACCGCCATCTGGCTGGTGGTGCGCGAACCCGGCGTGCGCGGCCTGGTGCTTCTGGCCGCCATGATCATTGCCGGCTATTTCGGAGCATATTTCCTGTTCCTGCGTTTTCATCTTCTGATTTCCTATGGTCCGTTGCTGGCGGCAGGCTTGCTGGCTGCGCCCATCGCGCAACTGGAGAACCTGCTGCTGGTGAATCGCGAAGTAACTTCCCGGTTGCAGCAACTGCGCCGGACGATCGCGCCCGCATCTGACGCGCGTCCACTCGGGGCGCAAGCCGAAGTTGCGGCCGGCGCGGCGCCGGCAGGTTTGCACTGGAAACTGGAAGCGCTCAAACATCTGCAGGCGGACCTCTCTTCGCTCTACACCTTCCGCCAGACGTTGTTGGAGACCATGCGTGAAGGTCTGGCGGTGTACGGCGCGGACGGCGCGTTGCTCTTCAGCAACGGCACCTGGAAAAAATTCTGTGAGCGCCACCGCACGCGCTTGGGCAACCTGGCGGGCGTCGCCGAGATGGCCGGCGGCTGGCCGGAAATCCAGAACCTGGCGCCGGATGGCAGCTCCTGGGCGGAGAATGAAGTTTCGCTCGAAGAAGAGCTCTGGCTGTTCCGCGCCGTGCGTCTGCCCTGGACTTCCTTCGCGGAAGCGGGAGCCTTGCTGGTGATGGCCGAAGACATTACCGCCCGCCGCCAGAGGGACCAGGCGCGGTCAGAAGCGCTCAGCTTTGTGACCCATGAACTGCGGACGCCGCTAGTCTCCATCCAGGGATTTTCCGAGCTGCTGATGCGCTACCCGAATTCGGCGGCCAGCAGTGAAGCACCCGCCACCATTTTCCGCGAGACTAACCGGCTGGTGGCGATGATCAACACCTACCTGGAAGTGCTGCGCTTGGACGCCGGCGCGCGGCCTCTGCGCCGCACCCGGGCCAACGTGCGCGATATGGTGGCGCACGTGGAGAAAGTTGTGCGTCCGCTGGCCGCGGCGGCGCACGTGCCGGTGCGGGTGGAAGTGGATTCCGAAGATGAGTTTGTCCTGTGCGATGAAACGCTGATCTCCGGCGCGCTCTTGAACCTGGTCAGCAATGCGATCAAGTACGGCGCACGCGACTCCGCGGTGGTGCTCCGCGTCACGTCCGGCGAACACGACATCGAATTTGAAGTGCACAACGCCGGGCCGGCCATCCCCGCCGCCGATCTGGAACACATTTTTGAGCGTTTTTATCGTCCGCAACGCAGCGAGTCCATCCCCGGATGGGGACTGGGCTTGAGTTTTGTGCGGCGCATCTGCCAGCAACATGGCGGAAGAGTGCAAGTCAGCAGTCATGAAATTTCAGGCACCTCGTTCCTGTTCACCTTACCGCGAGGGGCCATGGAAGTAACCGAGGTGGCACCATGAAACATACAATCCGTTTGACCATTTTCAGCGTTTTGCTCAGTTGCGCAGTGGCCCTGGCGCAAGAGCCCGTCAAGGCGCCGCTCGCCGGCGCGACCATCGCCGACTTCAAGGGCAAAGTCAGCATCCAGCTTCCCCATCAGGCATTCGCCGCTCCGGCCCGGGGAGAAGTCCTGCCGCCGGAAACAGAGGTCAACACCAACGACGGCACCATGCTGCTGCGCCTGACCGACGGCAGCGAGGTGCTGGTGCGGGCCCACACGCGCCTGGTGATCAAGGAGCCGGAGACCAGCGGCTGGCGCTACCTGCAACTGGTGCTGGGACGGATTCGCGCGCAGGTGCAGAAGCATCTGGGCGGCTCGCCGGGATTTCAGATCGGTACGCCCAGCGCAGTGATCTCCGTCCGCGGCACCCGGTTTGACGTGGAAGTGGACCGGCGCGGCATCACGGAAGTGGACGTGGAAGAAGGCGTGGTGGAACTGGATGCCCTGGGAGGACGCGGCGGCTCAGTGCTGATCACCGCCGGCTTCTCCAGCCGGGTAGGCGCGGAATCGGCGCCGGAAGTTCCCCGCCCAACGCACGATCTGCGTCCTGAAGTGGACCGTCCAGGCGGCCACGGCAAAGACTCCGGTGGCGATGACGATCCCATCAAGAAACTTGAAGCCCGTGACCGCGAGCATCGTGATCGCGACTCCGGCGACCACGGCAGCGGCAGCGCTGGCAGCGGCGGCGGAAGTGACAGTGGCGGCTCCGGTTCCGGCGGAGGCGGGCAATCCGGCTCCGATGGCGGTGGTGGCGACAAGTCCGGTTCGAGTTCAGATGGCGGAGATCGCGACGGAGGCGACAAGCACGGTGGGGGCAAGCCGCCGGCAACGAGCTGAGCGCCAACGGACGGCCATTCTCTAAATACGTTTGGAAACATGCGGCGGTGTTCGATGCGGACTCCGCCGCATTCGTTTTGGCGACAGCATTGGGCCGCATTTGCACCAAAATCGCAGCGGTCTGAAAGGCAAACTTTGGCCCGTGTGTACTGTGTTCCTGCGACACACTTCTGGGTCGTTTTTCCCCATTCAGATGCCAGACTCGAAGCCTTGGCTACTGAAAACAAAGCTCTTAACCGGATCTTGCTCTGGCACGCAACCTGCACTATGTAACCACGCTCCCCCGGGAAGGCCGAAGCTCTAAGTTCTTCGAGTGCTCGCGACCCGCTCTGTGGGAGGCGCGGCAAGAAAGTGAACTCTGAAGATCGGCCATCCAGAATCCATTCTCCTGCCGCACGGTCAGCCAAACTAGAAAGTTGAATTTCCGTCCGGAAGTGCGCTATCGCCGGACAACTTCGGGCATGTACGAGAGAGCGGATGCGGTCTGCTCCAAATGCACGAACCAAGTAGTACCCTAATAGAACCAAGTCGCCACTCGATCGGATACCTACTAGTAAAAAAATCTCTTTTGGAGGCCCAATGAAAAGGGTTCTTTTGATCGCTTTTGTAAGTATTGTGTTTGCTCTTGTAGTCGGCTGCGGCGGCAGCTCCAGCACACCTCCGTTCCAGGCGACCGGGACATCAACAACAGTTCAATTCGGTGATGCTCTGGATTCCAGAGTGGTCAAGTTTGAAATGACCATTTCGGCAATCACGCTGACTGGCGTCAGCCCCACGGCAACCACCGGCAACCTGCTGGCCAGACCGGCGGAGTTTGAATTTGTGCACACCGCCGGCACCATGGAGCCGCTTACCCTGGCCAACGTTCCCCCGGGGACCTACAACGGCGCCACCATCACAGTCGGCGCCAACGCTGAACTGGTGGTCGTCAACGGCACCACGCCGACCAAGGTGCCGGCGCCGGTCTCGCCTACAAATGTGAGCGTAACTTTCGCTAACATCACTGTCGGCACCACGCCGCTGTTCATCAATTTTGATCTGGACCTGGCGGGTTCGCTCACCCTGACTGGCTCACCCAACATCACCGCGGCCACCGTCAGTCCGAAGTTCAGCGTAACTTCCTCCACGACTCCTCCGGCTGGTGGCGAAGGCAATGAAGACGACAACAACGGCGAAATCGAAGACGTCCATGGCAAAGTATCCGCCATCACAGCTCCGAACTTCACCATTGACACCGGCAGCACCAGCATCGTCTTCGCGACAGACTCCAACACGAAGTTCAAAGACGGCATCACGCAACTTTCTGATCTGAAGGTTGGGGACATCGTGGAAGTGGACGGCGTCACCAAGTCCGATGGCACCAAGCTGGCGACTAAAGTTGAACGCGAGGGCAGCAGCAGCGGCAAGGAAGCTGATGGTGTTATCTCCGCAGTGACCGGCAGCCCGGCTACGGCGATCACCATTGTGCACCAGCACGATTCTGACGATGCGGCCGGTGCGCCCACCACGGTGGACATCACCATCAACTCCAGCACCGTTTTCAGCGTGCGCTCTGACAAGCTCAGCGTGACTGGCACCTTTGATGCGACTCACATCGGCAAAGGACAGCGCGTGGAAGCAGACGCCAGCGCCAACGCCACGCCTCTGGTGGCCACCAAGCTGAAGCTGCGTGAGCAGGGCATTGTGGGCACAGTTGCCTCCAGCCCGGCGCCCACGGCCTCGGCCTTCACACTCACGATTGATCCGGCGTCAGCGTTCGGCAAGCTCAGTGGCGCGACGTCCGTAGCGGTGACTGTCCCCAGCGGTGCAACGCTGAAGACGGCGCCCACGTCCGGTGCAACGCTCCTGGTGCGTGGACTGGTGTTCGTCAACGGCACCACCTACACCATGACCGCCACCCGCGGAGACCACAACTAGCTTCTTCCTCTGACCAATTGAACCCTAGAGGGCCCGCTTCGGCGGGCCCTTTTTCTAATACCTAACTTGATGCCCGGACAATCAGCAATTGCCGGGGTTTACTGCCTGTTTTACAGTCTTTTCTGAGTTAATTTTCGGCTGCTCTCCGGTTTTATTGGACTGCAGCCTGAACTCAGGGGGGACTCCAAGTGAAAAGATTCGTGATCTGCGCTCTCGTCTTCTTCTTGCTGTGCATTACGGGCTGAGCGCGCAACCATAAGCTCTACGGCTTCGCATAAGCTTCCGCGATCAATTCCGTTTCCGGGACCACGCGCACTTCAATCGCGCCTTCCTGGGGCAGCGCGTCCAGAGGCAGGTGATCGCGCCACAGGGAGAAGCGAACGCGCAACGCGGCGCCCTGGGCCGCGTGCAAGGAAGCCAGCGGCATCTGGCACTCAAAGATGTTTTTCATCCGTACATAGACGCCGGGTACGGAGCTCTCGCCGTGTCCGCTTTCGCCGAAGGTCCAGCCGCCCAGTTCGGCGCCGGTGATGCCGGCCTCCAGGCGATACGCCAGGCGAGGTGCGTCCGCCGCGGGAGGAATGGTTTCCACGGTAACCGCCAGACGCGTTTCCTCCGCCGCCCAGTCCGCCGGCGGTTCCATGAAGTCCACGCGGCAGTAGAGGTTGGTTTCGTCAACACCGGCGTAACCGGTATCCAGCAGAAACAGTTTGCCGTGCATGGCGGACGTGCGCCGGTCCGCCACGTGCGTCGCAGCGCCCAGCCAGTCAAAGTATCCAAATCTCTTTCCATCAATCCTGGGATGGATGTATGCCGTCTGTGGCGTGT
This genomic interval from Terriglobia bacterium contains the following:
- a CDS encoding FecR family protein, with the protein product MKHTIRLTIFSVLLSCAVALAQEPVKAPLAGATIADFKGKVSIQLPHQAFAAPARGEVLPPETEVNTNDGTMLLRLTDGSEVLVRAHTRLVIKEPETSGWRYLQLVLGRIRAQVQKHLGGSPGFQIGTPSAVISVRGTRFDVEVDRRGITEVDVEEGVVELDALGGRGGSVLITAGFSSRVGAESAPEVPRPTHDLRPEVDRPGGHGKDSGGDDDPIKKLEARDREHRDRDSGDHGSGSAGSGGGSDSGGSGSGGGGQSGSDGGGGDKSGSSSDGGDRDGGDKHGGGKPPATS
- a CDS encoding sigma-54 dependent transcriptional regulator, with the translated sequence MAGSKSKQSFRILIVDDDDSTRNLLASVLTAEGYPCLTANNVDSAEVILRQQAVQMAFVDLYLGTGNGLNVLDLIKMLQPQCACAIMTAHTSVETVAKSLGSGAVEYLGKPLLIDDLLAVVRKVQDSRNASPAAAGDSDEGPETSIIGRTPPMLEVYRAIARVAPTDVSVLIQGASGTGKELVARAIHDHSSRAKMPFVPVNCGALPENILESELFGHEKGAYTGADNARPGLFEAANGGTLFLDEISETKPSFQVNLLRAVQEHQIRRVGSHKYTPVDVRILAASNRELTKLMAANQFREDLYYRLSVVVITLPNLEERRADIPLLVQHFLKRSNLKNGRTVKITDAATQFLSNSSWPGNVRELENLVERLAIFCTSGEIGVADVENERRQVHGNGATVENPTTLEDMERQHIVRVLQEHAGNKSKAARALGIERKTLYQKARRLGIDLLVG
- a CDS encoding DUF5666 domain-containing protein; translation: MKRVLLIAFVSIVFALVVGCGGSSSTPPFQATGTSTTVQFGDALDSRVVKFEMTISAITLTGVSPTATTGNLLARPAEFEFVHTAGTMEPLTLANVPPGTYNGATITVGANAELVVVNGTTPTKVPAPVSPTNVSVTFANITVGTTPLFINFDLDLAGSLTLTGSPNITAATVSPKFSVTSSTTPPAGGEGNEDDNNGEIEDVHGKVSAITAPNFTIDTGSTSIVFATDSNTKFKDGITQLSDLKVGDIVEVDGVTKSDGTKLATKVEREGSSSGKEADGVISAVTGSPATAITIVHQHDSDDAAGAPTTVDITINSSTVFSVRSDKLSVTGTFDATHIGKGQRVEADASANATPLVATKLKLREQGIVGTVASSPAPTASAFTLTIDPASAFGKLSGATSVAVTVPSGATLKTAPTSGATLLVRGLVFVNGTTYTMTATRGDHN
- a CDS encoding CHASE2 domain-containing protein; this translates as MKFLPNPSNARPIKLGRWLRLNGVLLGLVLLVSLSFPVSTLSLKLNDFYFQLRGPQPTSQQVALVLIDDASLDHYGRWPWHRTQLARLINAVSAQNPKAIGLDVLLSEPEDEPNDAALTQAIQSAPNLVLGSKISSSPDTRLWMDPLPRFAQAAKGVGHVQAITDFDGLCRSVPLEEPSADGLRTAFSLKLAGLVKPQLKALERSLDTRGSGLEKISSRTQLIDYRQQFEPGADPAPFVTVSAGDLLAGKNTGQLSGKAVLIGFGSIEVSDRLFTPVSDQLPMPGVEINANVLDMLLSGRSLQHVSVAWQLLALVLLSMTAIWLVVREPGVRGLVLLAAMIIAGYFGAYFLFLRFHLLISYGPLLAAGLLAAPIAQLENLLLVNREVTSRLQQLRRTIAPASDARPLGAQAEVAAGAAPAGLHWKLEALKHLQADLSSLYTFRQTLLETMREGLAVYGADGALLFSNGTWKKFCERHRTRLGNLAGVAEMAGGWPEIQNLAPDGSSWAENEVSLEEELWLFRAVRLPWTSFAEAGALLVMAEDITARRQRDQARSEALSFVTHELRTPLVSIQGFSELLMRYPNSAASSEAPATIFRETNRLVAMINTYLEVLRLDAGARPLRRTRANVRDMVAHVEKVVRPLAAAAHVPVRVEVDSEDEFVLCDETLISGALLNLVSNAIKYGARDSAVVLRVTSGEHDIEFEVHNAGPAIPAADLEHIFERFYRPQRSESIPGWGLGLSFVRRICQQHGGRVQVSSHEISGTSFLFTLPRGAMEVTEVAP